The following proteins are encoded in a genomic region of Nicotiana sylvestris chromosome 4, ASM39365v2, whole genome shotgun sequence:
- the LOC104241198 gene encoding transcription initiation factor TFIID subunit 7: protein MEEQFILRVPPSVAERIDRLLSENASSSEDKLDLSFSEDGKTGTFVIGDEHFPASLLNLPCIVESYKTYDDSVLIKTADVGQMIMVREEGDPAPDVVEYRHGLTPPMRDARRRRFRREPDLNPELVRRVERDLQNIMAGGTAENIDIEVAEQEEGGEASARHVNKKVAQPATKPDITEPGTAGEDPDRTESEDSDDSI, encoded by the exons ATGGAAGAACAATTTATTCTGAGAGTTCCACCTTCTGTTGCTGAGCGaattgaccgccttttgagtgaAAATGCTTCTTCTTCAGAAGACAAACTGGATTTGTCTTTTTCtg AGGATGGAAAGACTGGCACTTTTGTCATAGGAGATGAGCACTTTCCTGCATCACTGTTGAATCTTCCTTGCATAGTGGAGTCATATAAAACTTATGATGACAGCGTGCTCATTAAAACAGCAGACGTTGGTCAA ATGATTATGGTGAGAGAAGAAGGTGATCCTGCTCCAGATGTGGTGGAATATAGACATGGCCTCACACCTCCAATGAGAGATGCTCGAAGGCGAAGATTTCGGAGAGAACCAGATCTTAAT CCTGAGCTTGTTCGGCGCGTTGAGAGAGACTTGCAGAACATAATGGCTGGTGGAACAGCTGAGAATATTGATAT AGAAGTTGCTGAGCAAGAGGAAGGAGGTGAAGCAAGTGCACGCCATGTGAATAAGAAAGTGGCGCAACCTGCAACGAAGCCTGACATTACTGAGCCTGGGACTGCAGGTGAGGATCCTGACAGAACTGAATCTGAGGATTCTGATGATTCAATATAG
- the LOC138890249 gene encoding uncharacterized protein codes for MTPEDRSHIYDCYQGLPEVNGCKEYSAICTTEGLEAIGKAQEAEGEKRILVRENEALKAQVRQLKIEAENPGRSRKDERLIYNLTQKVRNYEDGLQKAEIELAKAQARLAKSTERRASFIQQMKERYERGVTSWEKAIGNLEGEMAKQAKNFKAEREHCYTVMARLEEDLWHLQEQNHAAIQVLEVRSRQIGRLLQEKGITRERVRRIADYITMKCSACKDMTRSMFFATVMIFVR; via the exons ATGACTCCCGAGGACAGAAGCCATATATATGACTGCTACCAAGGGCTACCTGAGGTTAATGGGtgtaaggagtattcagccatatgcaccacagagggtcttgaggcaattgggaag gcacaagaggccgaggGTGAGAAAAGAAtattggtgcgagaaaatgaagctctcaAAGCCCAagttcgacagttgaaaattgaagctgagaacccaggccgaagcaggaaagatgaaaggctcatttataaccttactcaaaaggtgCGTAACTATGAAGATGGTCTGCAGAAAGCTGAGAttgaactagcaaaagcacaaGCAAGGTTGGCTAAAAGCACCGAAAGGCGTGCATCTTTcattcaacagatgaaagaaagatatgaaagaggggtcacaagttgggaaaaggcaattggcaacctcgagggtgaaatggctaaacaagcaaaaaattttaaggctgaaagagaacattgttacacTGTAATGGCACGGTTGGAAGAGGATTTGTGGCACTTACAAGAACAAAACCACGCTGCCATTCAGGTCTTAGAGGTTAGATCCCGTCAGATTGGTCGTCTGTTACAAGAGAAGGGCATCACGAGAGAAAGAGTTCGAAGGATTGCTGACTATATTACCATGAAGTGCAGTGCGTGTAAGGACATGACAAGGTCCATGTTTTTCGCCACTGTAATGATCTTCGTCCGTTAG